The Thermosipho melanesiensis BI429 sequence TCTAAAAATAATATCTTTTACGCTGTTCTAAGAATATTTCTTGAATTTTATGATGTTGAAACTTTGAAAAGTGTTATGCAAAGATATGGATTACCAAAGAAATTTGTTGAGGAATTGAAAAAGATGGAAAAGAGGATAATACCGGTTATTGAAATGATAAAAATGCGTATAAAATTTTCGGATATTTATAAAATACTTGGGAAACCTGTTTTTGAAACGGCAGCTCATATATTGGCGTATTTAGATGATGAAGATTCTAAAAATTATTTTTTTGAATATTTAGAAAGAGTATTTACAGTTAAATTAAATTTAAGTGGTAATGTTTTAAAGGAGAAGTTTAAAATAAAATCCAGTCCTGAAATTGGAAAGATTATGGGAGAAATTTTTTGTATGAAGCTTGATAATCCTTATATAAACGAAATGGAAAAGTTGAAAGAAATTTTGGGAGGGAGAAATGGATGAAAAAATTTTTTTTAGTTTTTTTGTTTTTTTCTTCAAGTTTATTCGCATTTTCAATTGGTGTTATTACACAATACAGTACAGAAACATACGATATTTTGCTTGATGCAAGTAATCTATTAAACAATTATAAAGACTATGAGATCTATTTTTTAACTGATTCTACCACGGCATCTGTTGACTATTACGTAAATCTTTATCTTACATATGATGCTACCGACGATATATATAAGGCAACCTATGAAGATGGAGAATATTTTGTTAGTACACATTTTTCGTTTAATGGTTATAAAAAGTATAGTACTTTTTTGAAGGAAGTCATCTATTATCCTCTTGAAAAAATTTCTATTTATAGGTTAAAAACAAAAGACTTTAAAGATTATCTTCAATTAACCTTTTATCCAGGTGTAGATGAATATGGGGATTTTAAAGATGGAAAATACATATTTATTACAGATAGATTAGGTGGAAATAGAAATATTGCTTATATAGACCTTTCAAATGAATCTTTAAACATACTTCCAGTTTGGGGAAGTAGTGAATATTACCCAAAATTTTCACCTGATTTGAAAAACATAGTATTTCAAGGGTCTTTGCATGGGGCTTGGAATGTTTATGTGATGCCGTTTGAAAGGGATTATGCGAAAAAAATAAAAAGAATTTCTACTGGTACAGCGTATACCCCTGTATGGTATGATAATGAAAACCTCTTATATATCCAAGATTTAGAAAAGGGGAATTTATTGGTAAAGTACAACTTAAAGACAAGAAAGTATGAGGAAATTCATACATTTGGGGATATGGTATTTACACCATTTGCAAGTGGTACAGAAATTTTCTATACATCTTTAAATGGTGCAAATTTTGGTATTTATAAGTATATAGATGGAGAAAATGAAAAGGTGGAAGACACTTTTTACAACGAACATGATCCTGTTATATACAACGATAAATTGATATTTACTTCTAATCGTGATGGTATATATAGGATTTGGATGAAGGATTTAAAAACTTCTAGTGTTACTTGCTTAACAAAAGATATAAATTATGACGTATTTTATCCTGTTATTTCTAATGGACTTTTGTTTTTTTCTGTTTACAAAGATAATGAGGAACCAGATATTTTTGTTAAAAAATTAGATTTTTAGTATGTGCTTTTTTATTTCTTTATCCCAATCTCTAAAGTTATCTTTTGAGATAATTTTTGCCCCTTTAGATTTTGATAGATATATAATAAGTTCATCAGCAGGTGAATGGAAATATACATTCTGAAAATTTAAAACTTTGCTATTTTTGAATATGTATTTTGCATTTTTGTCAAATACTATGTAATAAGGAAAATAAAATTTTTTACCTTCCGAAAGTCTATCGAATACCATTAAAATATTTTCCGGATTTGGATGGGATGTCCAATAACAAATATTGTTACCATCAAGAATAACAGGACATTCTGGTTTTGAAAATATTGCCCTTAGGAGGTATGGATGAATTTTGGAAGAGGATTTGATTTTTTCTTTGCTTATTGGGTCTAGTTCTTTTATAATATCCTTGATCCAGAATATCTTTTCAAAATTGAAAAAAGTTATTTCGTTTATTTCTGTTGTTATATCATTTAAAAAATTTTGTTTTTTAAATGTTTCAAGAGCATATAGTTCAAGAAAGTTTTCTAGTTGTTTTTTTAAGAGTTTTTTTTCCATTTTTTTTATAAACTTTCTATCGTATTCCTTACAAGGAGAAGGAAAAGGAAATTTTAAAGGATTTGACCAAAATAGTAATTCAGCGATTTCTTTTGTTTGAATGCCTATTTCTTCGAAAAGCTTTAATCTATTAAAAAGCTTTCCTTTTCCATAAAGAAGGTTATAAGTGTATAAAGCAAATAAATCTATTTTGGTTTTTTTTAGTTTCTTTTTTAATTCTTTATTTTCGAGATTTTTAATTAAGATTATGTATTTGCTTTCTGTAAGATTATTCAATGATTTTAGAATATTTAAAATAACTTTTTGTTTTCCTTTTAGTTCTTCTAGTCTAAAAAGAAAATCTTGTTCATATATCATTTAATTACCTCCAATTTATACTTTCCATCTATTTTAAAAATAACAACATTGGAGACGAAATTTTTTCCCTTTTTGTTTAAAATAACTGTTAACTTATTGTTTGTTATTATTATTTTTTCAGCGTAACCTAATGGAACATTTTTAAAAAAACCAATAAATTTTATGTCTTTGTTTTTTTGTGTTAGGATATATTCTCTGAGTATTTTTAATATTTTTTCTTTGCTTACTACTTTTGAAGGATAGATAATAACTTCAAATAAGATTGGAGGAATTTTTGATTTTATTTTTGGTTTAGGAATGTCTATGGCATTAATTGTGGTTTTAAAGTAGATATCTTCTTCGTATATATTTACATCTTTACTTTGAAAGGTAAGCGATTTATTATTTATATTTAAATTCTCAAAGGAAATGTTTTTAATTTTAACTCTGCTTTGTGTTATTTCTTCTTTAGCTACATTGATTGTGGTATTCGAAATGCTTGTACTTGAAAGTTTTGGTGTAAACTTAAAATTTCTGGTTACAATATTTGCTTTGATAGATTCATCGTAAAGATTAGTTTTTAGATTAACTTTTTCAAAGGTAACGGTTACATTCATATTTGTTTTTATATCATTGATTTTTATAAGTCCTAACTCTTGTTTGAGGGTTTTTATTACATTTTTTATGATTCGCATATATAACTCAACGCCTTTTCCAATCTTGAAAAAGGTTCTGTAATTTCTATCTTTTCAGAAATCTCTAATATCTTTCCTTTTATTGTATCGTTAAAAGGTGTAATTTTGAAAAATCTATTGTTTATTTCTATGGTTTCACTTGAAGAGGTGTTTATTTCAATTATTAATACAATGTTTTCTTTAAAAGTTAGTGATGGATCGTTTACAAAAATTATTTCGGGTTTGTTTTCTATCTTTTCTATTAAGGTTTTTCCTATTATTTCCACACTTAAGTATTCTTCTAAAGAAGAACCATAAATTATCTTTTGAAGTCCAGTTGGAGTAATTGGTTCGGTATATTTAAATTCAATAGGAATACCCCTTTCATCTATTATTAAAATACCACCTAAGTATTTTTCATTTATCTTTCTTACTGAGAAGTATCCAATCAAATTCTCACATCCAATATATGCGAATTTTCTGCTTCGACTATTTTATTTTCATTTTTGCGTCCTTTTTTATTGTAAAAATCCCTTTTATTTTTGTTACCTTCATCAGTTGAACTTCTAACATTTTTATTGGGGGTTTTTTCAATGTTTTTTGGAGATGTTCTTTCCTTTTTTATTCTCTCATTTAGTTGTTGGGCACTTATTTCAGCTGCAATGTTGGTGTAATTTTGTAGATTACTAAATTGCGTTGATTTTTCTACACTACTTCTTAAATAAATTGGATGTAATTCGATGGGTTCCATAAATTATCCCCCCAACATTTTTTTTAGTTTTAAAATAATTGAGCTTAGAATTTGGGAAACTCTTGATTCCGTTAAGTTTAATATCTTTCCAATTTCTTTTAAAGATAATTCATGTTCAAATCTTAAATTTAGTATTATTTTTTCCTTTTCATCCAATTTATTTATCGCCTTTTTTAATTCTTCCTTTATGATTTCTTTAAATGCCGTTTCTTCTGGGGTATAATCAGAAGAAGAAATTGTTTCATTAATTTCTAGATCTTCTGTTAGGTAATCATCAAGCATTAGAAATTGCTTTCTTACCATTTCGTTATATGCTCTTTTGACATTTTCAAGTGGGAGATTAGTTATTTTTGAAATTTCATTAAAATCTATTATTTTTCCCGAATTTTCCATCTTGGAGATAGCATCTTCAACTACTTTTACATCGTGCCTTAGGTTTTTTGGCATCCAGTCTATCTTTCTAAGATAGTCGTACATCGCACCTTTTACTCTGGTTAAAATATACGATCTTAGCTTTGCTCCTTTTTTGGGGTTATAACGTTCTATTGCTTGTAATAATCCAATAAGACCTTCTTGTATTAAGTCATCAATTTCAATATTATGTGGTAGATTTTTCTTTAAATCATACGCAATTCTTTTTATATAAGGTAGATATTCTTGTATAATTTTTTCTTTGTCTATCAAATTTCTATTACCTCCACATTTTCACCTGTTTTTACTTTTCTAATCATGAGTTTACCGGTTTCTACGTCGTATTCAATACTCCTTGCTCTGTTTCCTCCAGTATCTTCAGAAACAATTTTAATTCCGAGTTTGTTTAGTATCTTTTTTACTGCCTCTACGTTTCTTTGGCCTACATTCATTGCAGAATTATTAAACATAGCAGCACCACCTGCTATTTTCGCCTCAAAATTTTTCCCGCCTAATTTTTTTAATTCGTTAACTACGACAGTGATTCCAGTATCGGCATATTTTCCTGGCTTGTTGACTTCCTTTCCACCACTTTCTGGGAGCATAACATGGACCATTCCGCCAATTTGCTTTGATTTATCTCTAATACAGACTCCGACACAAGAACCCAATCCTAAAGTTACTAAAATTGTATTTTGATCACCAATTGCATATTCGCCTATTCCAATGATTTTTTTAACTTTTTGTGACATTAATTCCACATCCCCAATTTTTCCAATATCTTTTTAAGAGATTGTTCATCTGGAAGAAGAAGCAAGTAACCTGTTAACATTTTGTCAATACCTTCTATTTCAATAGAAGTTTCAATAAGTAATATGTAGTCTTCTGTTTTAGAAACTTGCAAAGAAACTTCTGCAAGTATTGCACTTATCATATCGACTGCTATCTCAGGTGGTTCTGGGTTTATAAAGAAATTTGTAAATCCTGAGAGTGCGGTAACGTATGAACCACACATTATATTTCCTATTTCTTTCAACATAGAAACGGAAAATTCATCAAGGGTTGTTATATCTTGAAGCTCTATGCCTGTTAAAAGTTTTGTTATTTCTTTCACTGTTATGGAGTTTAAGATTAACAATATTTCACCTTCTACATCTTCTTGCATTTTCATTTTTACAGCGCAAACAATTTCTTCAGGGTTTTCAAATATAAATGGGATATTTGAAATAGGTACCACTTTTGTTGATGGTACCGAAATTTCTACTTTTCTTCCAATCATCATTGAAAGAGCAGTTGCTGCATTACCTGTACCTATATTTCCAATTTCATTTAGAAGGTCAAGTTGTTTTTCATTTAATTTTTCAAGCATTTTTTCCCTCCTACTTCTTTGCTTTTAGTTCTTTTTGAAATACAAATCTTACTAGTTTGTTTTCTAGATTTGTAGGTACATCTAAAAACTCAACACCATATTGAAATCCTTCTTCTGTTTTCTGATCAGCTCTAATTATCTTTGATTTTTGATTTTCAAGCTGTAAATTTTCGTCTAATTTTAGATTTATATATATTATATCATCTAAATGTAGAATTGCATCAGTTACAATTTTTATTCCTCCTGCACTGAAGTCTTTGGTCATGAACTGGATAGCTTCAGCATTAGTTTTTGGGGATAATTTAAACGTTCCAAATAGAAATAATGGAATTCTTTTAAATCTTCTTCTCTCAGTTTTATTTACATATTCGGGTGCTGGCACGGGGATCATGTATAGATTATCTTTTTTAATTACTCCAAGCGATATAGTAGAAAATGTATACATCGAACTTCTATCAAAAAATTTTACATTCATTCTTGTACCTTTAGGTATTGGGATGAAATGTCCTTTGTAAGTTGGAATAGATAGAAAGATTAGGTTTTTTTTAAAGTCAATATCTGATATTGAAGTCTTATATGTGCCTTCGAGTTCTTTAAGCATTGTAATTTCAATTATACCTGGTAATCCAATCTTTAAAGCTTTTGGTGTTGGAACTTTTGTTACATATGGCATAGTGACACCCTTTCTTATTTTTTAATTATTTCTTGCCATTTTTTAATGGAATCTTCTGATATTTTACAACCTATTCTATAAATTTCTTCTTCAAATATTCGCCAAAGAGGTATTATTTTAATCTTATCATTATCTATTAAAATTTCGGTTGGTTTTTCAAGTTCTAATTCTTTTTCTGATAGCATTTGAAGCCCTGAACGTGAGACATCGATTATTAAAATGGAATTGTTTGCATTTTTTGCAGATTTAAAAAAAGGAAATCTTTTTTCTTTCCTTCGTTGAATAATTCCTATTTTTTCGTTTGTTTTTAGAAAATATCTTTTGCCTTCATTATCTGCTACTTCTCCAATTAATGCTAATAACGCCTCTTTTACTGGAATATTTAAAAGTAATTTTTTGCCAATTGTAAATGTTTCATCAGCTTCTATTTCAACAATCCCATTTTTTTTGATAATAATAAGCCGAACTTGATACTCTTTGTTTTCAGTGTCTTTTGCTATAAGATAAATACCACTTAAATTTTTATTTATATATTCAATTATTGTCAATTAATTCCCTCCTTTGAAGAAAGAAAGTATTTTATCCATTAAATTTTCTTTTGGTGCTATTTCCTTTTTGCTTAAAATAGAAGCTATTCTATAAAGTGCAAAAGTTGGCTGAATTTTTGGATTATCTATTACAAATGGTTTTCTTTCAAAAACACTTTTTTCAACGTTTGGATGTTTTTTTATTAAGGTTAATGAACCAATTTTTTCACCGGTAAATTTTTCCAAAACAGCAGAAAATCTATTTAAATTTTCAGATGATTCTTTGTACTTTTCTATTAAATTACCAACAAGGTGAATGTTGTTTGCAGGTATGCCTTTATGGATTAAAATTTTAACGAATGTGTATGAGTTAACTAGCGATGTAGGTTGCGTTGTAGTTATGACTAGTGTATGGTTTGCACTGTTAAAAAATGGTGCAAAGTTTTCATTGTATCCAGGCGGAAGGTCAATAAGTATGTAATCATAATTTTGTGCTATCTGTGCGAAATTTATATAAAATTCTTTTATATTATTTTCGCTAAATAAAAAGATTGTTTCTATATCACTACCTACATTCATCAAATCTATACCGTATTCTGTTTTAAAGATTATATCTTCCTTTTTGCATTTTTTCATTATAAGGTCACTAAGGGAGTACTTTGGGTGTATGTTTAATAGAACATCTGAGTTTGTAAAACCCACATCAAGATCAAAAATTAAGACTTTAAATCCGAGTTTTTGAAGTATAATGGAAAGATTAACAGTGATTAGAGTTTTTCCC is a genomic window containing:
- a CDS encoding TolB family protein, translating into MKKFFLVFLFFSSSLFAFSIGVITQYSTETYDILLDASNLLNNYKDYEIYFLTDSTTASVDYYVNLYLTYDATDDIYKATYEDGEYFVSTHFSFNGYKKYSTFLKEVIYYPLEKISIYRLKTKDFKDYLQLTFYPGVDEYGDFKDGKYIFITDRLGGNRNIAYIDLSNESLNILPVWGSSEYYPKFSPDLKNIVFQGSLHGAWNVYVMPFERDYAKKIKRISTGTAYTPVWYDNENLLYIQDLEKGNLLVKYNLKTRKYEEIHTFGDMVFTPFASGTEIFYTSLNGANFGIYKYIDGENEKVEDTFYNEHDPVIYNDKLIFTSNRDGIYRIWMKDLKTSSVTCLTKDINYDVFYPVISNGLLFFSVYKDNEEPDIFVKKLDF
- a CDS encoding sigma-70 family RNA polymerase sigma factor translates to MIDKEKIIQEYLPYIKRIAYDLKKNLPHNIEIDDLIQEGLIGLLQAIERYNPKKGAKLRSYILTRVKGAMYDYLRKIDWMPKNLRHDVKVVEDAISKMENSGKIIDFNEISKITNLPLENVKRAYNEMVRKQFLMLDDYLTEDLEINETISSSDYTPEETAFKEIIKEELKKAINKLDEKEKIILNLRFEHELSLKEIGKILNLTESRVSQILSSIILKLKKMLGG
- the cheD gene encoding chemoreceptor glutamine deamidase/glutamate methylesterase CheD → MSQKVKKIIGIGEYAIGDQNTILVTLGLGSCVGVCIRDKSKQIGGMVHVMLPESGGKEVNKPGKYADTGITVVVNELKKLGGKNFEAKIAGGAAMFNNSAMNVGQRNVEAVKKILNKLGIKIVSEDTGGNRARSIEYDVETGKLMIRKVKTGENVEVIEI
- the cheC gene encoding CheY-P phosphatase CheC, with the protein product MLEKLNEKQLDLLNEIGNIGTGNAATALSMMIGRKVEISVPSTKVVPISNIPFIFENPEEIVCAVKMKMQEDVEGEILLILNSITVKEITKLLTGIELQDITTLDEFSVSMLKEIGNIMCGSYVTALSGFTNFFINPEPPEIAVDMISAILAEVSLQVSKTEDYILLIETSIEIEGIDKMLTGYLLLLPDEQSLKKILEKLGMWN
- a CDS encoding flagellar brake protein, whose amino-acid sequence is MPYVTKVPTPKALKIGLPGIIEITMLKELEGTYKTSISDIDFKKNLIFLSIPTYKGHFIPIPKGTRMNVKFFDRSSMYTFSTISLGVIKKDNLYMIPVPAPEYVNKTERRRFKRIPLFLFGTFKLSPKTNAEAIQFMTKDFSAGGIKIVTDAILHLDDIIYINLKLDENLQLENQKSKIIRADQKTEEGFQYGVEFLDVPTNLENKLVRFVFQKELKAKK
- a CDS encoding PilZ domain-containing protein — translated: MTIIEYINKNLSGIYLIAKDTENKEYQVRLIIIKKNGIVEIEADETFTIGKKLLLNIPVKEALLALIGEVADNEGKRYFLKTNEKIGIIQRRKEKRFPFFKSAKNANNSILIIDVSRSGLQMLSEKELELEKPTEILIDNDKIKIIPLWRIFEEEIYRIGCKISEDSIKKWQEIIKK
- a CDS encoding P-loop NTPase, which encodes MLNQARNLLNLGNIVLIGSGKGGVGKTLITVNLSIILQKLGFKVLIFDLDVGFTNSDVLLNIHPKYSLSDLIMKKCKKEDIIFKTEYGIDLMNVGSDIETIFLFSENNIKEFYINFAQIAQNYDYILIDLPPGYNENFAPFFNSANHTLVITTTQPTSLVNSYTFVKILIHKGIPANNIHLVGNLIEKYKESSENLNRFSAVLEKFTGEKIGSLTLIKKHPNVEKSVFERKPFVIDNPKIQPTFALYRIASILSKKEIAPKENLMDKILSFFKGGN